From Nicotiana tabacum cultivar K326 chromosome 20, ASM71507v2, whole genome shotgun sequence, one genomic window encodes:
- the LOC107829633 gene encoding calcineurin B-like protein 4 encodes MYALKSWFCSMKFRRPPGFEDHDLLASETSFSVNEVDALKILYEKLSSSIIDDGLIHKEEFLLALFNCSPKQNLFAQRLFDLFDLKRNGVIEFGEFVRSLSIFHPRAPQADKIEFAFKLYDLNHTGYIEREELKEMVFAILKESELTLPDDAIEAIIDKTFLEADTNRDGRIDPEEWKELVIRYPSLIKNMTLPCLKEITQMFPSFVMTTEARDSELVS; translated from the exons ATGTATGCTTTAAAGAGCTGGTTTTGTTCAATGAAATTTAGACGTCCACCTGGTTTCGAGGACCATGACTTATTAGCTTCTGAGACTTCCT TTTCTGTTAATGAAGTGGATGCGTTGAAAATTCTGTACGAGAAACTGAGCAGCTCCATAATTGATGATGGTCTTATTCATAAG GAAGAGTTTCTCCTTGCTCTTTTCAACTGCAGCCCTAAGCAGAATCTTTTTGCTCAGCGA CTGTTTGATTTGTTTGATCTTAAGCGTAATGGGGTTATTGAATTTGGAGAATTTGTTCGGTCGTTAAGCATATTCCACCCAAGGGCTCCTCAAGCAGACAAAATTGAAT TTGCATTTAAGTTGTATGACCTGAACCACACTGGATACATAGAACGTGAAGAG CTGAAGGAAATGGTATTTGCTATTctgaaagaatcagaattgaCACTTCCAGATGATGCTATCGAAGCAATCATTGATAAG ACATTTCTAGAGGCAGACACGAATCGAGATGGAAGGATTGATCCAGAAGAATGGAAGGAATTGGTCATAAGATATCCTTCTCTCATTAAGAACATGACTCTACCATGCTTAAA GGAAATTACTCAAATGTTTCCAAGCTTTGTGATGACAACAGAAGCTCGAGATTCAGAACTAGTGTCCTGA